In one Watersipora subatra chromosome 6, tzWatSuba1.1, whole genome shotgun sequence genomic region, the following are encoded:
- the LOC137398253 gene encoding uncharacterized protein, translating to MPFKKPTAQTQEQIDSHKERDQIRKAAAKCAKTAEQTQLCSQRNETATTAARSEKTAEQTQLCLQKSRIAAARRAETAEQTQVNQKHAKIDAAAAGSAEYTKTTQQRLKRLRAATISARRAETSKQMQRRQEHDALATTAHRRAEFSDKMKWRQQQDAPTTAAATRRRVRTENLALDYSPATQYRAKFF from the coding sequence atgcctttcaaaaagcctactgcccaaacgcaagaacagattgattcccacAAAGAAAGAGACCAAATTCGCAAAGCTGCAGCTAAATGTGcaaaaactgcagagcaaacacagctatgctCACAACGAAACGAAACTGCTACTACAGCCGCTAGAAGTGAAAAAACTGCAgaacaaacacagctatgcctaCAAAAAAGCAGAATAGCAGCTGcgagaagagcagaaaccgctgagcAAACACAGGTTAATCAAAAGCATGCCaaaatagatgctgcagccgctggAAGTGCAGAGTATACTAAAACGActcagcagcgactcaaacggctccgAGCAGCTACTatatcggccagacgtgcagaaacctccaagCAAATGCAGCgacgacaagaacatgatgcactagctacaacagctcatcggcgagctgaattttcagacaAGATGAAATggcgacaacagcaagatgcaccaactacagcagctgctaccaggcgccgtgtacgGACAGAAAAtcttgcacttgactacagtcctgcaacacagtatagggccaaGTTTTTCTAG